In Ghiorsea bivora, a genomic segment contains:
- a CDS encoding NAD(P)/FAD-dependent oxidoreductase — protein MARVVILGAGISGHTAARYLNKKLGKKHEIIVVSPNATWNWVPSNIWVGVGQMKEEDVTFDLADVYKKKTNVDFRQAKALSIHPDGSKNSEKPFITVEYTLESKTGEQENIEYDYLINATGPKLNFSATEGLGPEHGHTVSVCTPSHAIEASEKLQATIESMRKGKECTFVIGTGHGMCTCQGAAFEYIYNIEHVLKDAGVRDKARIVWLSNEYELGDFGMGGVHIKRGGYITNGKTFAESLMVERDIEWITRAHVSRVEAGKIHYEILDGSTHEIEFDFSMLIPPFAGVGLQAFSKDGEDITSDIFAPNGFMKVDADYTPRPYEEWSAGDWPKHYQTPTHKNIFAIGIAFAPPHLISKPMQSANGTPINPTPPRTGMPSAAMAIAVANSISDMINKGTDEPTHHASMAEMGAACVASTGASMFSGSAATMTVFPVVPDFEKYPEHGRDIELTTGEVGLAGHWMKSLLHHTFIYQAKMKPGWSILPD, from the coding sequence ATGGCAAGAGTAGTCATTTTAGGTGCAGGAATTTCAGGGCATACTGCTGCTCGATATTTAAACAAAAAACTTGGCAAGAAACATGAAATCATTGTGGTTTCACCCAATGCAACATGGAACTGGGTGCCGTCGAACATTTGGGTTGGCGTTGGTCAAATGAAAGAAGAAGACGTTACTTTCGACCTTGCTGATGTGTATAAAAAGAAAACCAATGTCGATTTTAGACAAGCCAAAGCGCTATCCATTCACCCTGATGGCAGCAAAAACAGTGAGAAACCTTTTATTACAGTTGAATACACCTTGGAAAGCAAAACTGGTGAACAAGAAAACATTGAATATGACTATTTAATCAATGCAACTGGACCCAAACTTAACTTTAGTGCCACTGAAGGTCTTGGACCTGAGCATGGGCATACTGTTTCGGTTTGTACACCTAGCCATGCCATTGAAGCCAGTGAAAAACTTCAAGCAACTATTGAATCCATGCGCAAAGGTAAAGAATGTACATTTGTCATCGGTACAGGACATGGCATGTGTACCTGTCAGGGCGCAGCATTTGAATACATTTATAATATTGAACACGTGCTTAAAGACGCAGGTGTTCGTGATAAAGCACGCATCGTTTGGCTGAGCAATGAATACGAACTCGGCGACTTTGGCATGGGCGGCGTGCATATCAAACGTGGTGGTTATATCACCAACGGTAAAACCTTTGCTGAATCGCTTATGGTTGAGCGTGATATTGAATGGATTACACGGGCACATGTATCTAGAGTTGAAGCTGGTAAAATTCACTATGAAATTCTAGATGGTTCAACCCATGAAATTGAATTTGATTTCTCTATGCTTATTCCACCATTTGCTGGTGTTGGTTTACAAGCTTTTAGTAAAGATGGTGAAGACATCACCAGTGACATCTTTGCTCCCAATGGTTTCATGAAGGTTGATGCCGACTACACACCTCGCCCCTACGAAGAATGGAGTGCTGGTGATTGGCCAAAACACTACCAAACACCAACCCACAAAAACATTTTTGCTATTGGTATCGCTTTTGCCCCACCCCATTTGATTAGTAAACCGATGCAAAGCGCAAATGGAACACCGATTAACCCCACACCACCACGCACAGGTATGCCTTCTGCTGCGATGGCAATTGCTGTTGCCAACAGTATCAGCGATATGATTAACAAGGGTACGGATGAGCCAACCCACCATGCTTCCATGGCTGAAATGGGTGCTGCTTGTGTTGCTTCAACAGGGGCAAGTATGTTCAGCGGTAGTGCTGCAACCATGACAGTATTCCCTGTTGTTCCTGATTTTGAGAAATACCCCGAACACGGGCGCGATATTGAACTCACCACGGGTGAAGTTGGTTTGGCAGGACATTGGATGAAGTCCCTTCTCCACCACACCTTTATTTATCAAGCCAAAATGAAACCTGGCTGGTCAATTTTACCAGACTAA
- a CDS encoding APC family permease, giving the protein MNTKTRNIGLLGAISIGIGGMVGGGIFAVLGEAVSLAHGATAIAFLFAGIVALLTAYAYSKLSVTFQNRGGTVVFIDQAFQHNLLSSSVNLMLWLSYLVTIALYASAFASYGQTFLQDSPTPLQHHFLITIAIILPAIINLISTSFVSRSEFVIVLIKVSLLILIIISGVFYIDPDKLSPNHWESPLAIVTAGMIIFVAYEGFELIANATEDIKSPEKNLPKAFFGATLFVILLYVLISLVTVGVVPEAQLLEAKDYALAIAAKPALGNIGFTIVAIAALLSTFSAINATIYGNARLGYFLAKEGELPHKLSILNKNIPSYDIIVISLLSIGIANTISLNEIAIIGSAGFLLIFTIVNLAAFKLRHKIHARTTVLIAAFTMSLAALLTLLIYTYNTNPKAIIVFASFITIAILFELLYGVYIRKHFFKRNYHV; this is encoded by the coding sequence TTGAATACAAAAACAAGAAATATTGGATTATTGGGTGCCATATCCATTGGCATTGGAGGCATGGTGGGCGGCGGGATTTTTGCCGTACTTGGTGAAGCCGTATCTTTGGCACATGGGGCAACGGCTATTGCTTTTTTGTTTGCTGGAATTGTCGCCCTTTTAACAGCTTACGCTTACAGTAAACTGTCCGTCACTTTCCAGAACCGTGGTGGTACGGTAGTTTTTATCGACCAAGCTTTCCAACACAACCTTTTATCCAGCAGCGTAAACCTGATGCTTTGGCTAAGTTATTTGGTCACCATCGCACTATACGCATCGGCATTTGCGTCTTATGGGCAAACTTTTCTGCAAGATAGCCCCACGCCTTTGCAACACCACTTTTTGATTACCATTGCTATTATTTTACCTGCAATCATCAATTTAATAAGCACGTCATTTGTGAGTAGGTCTGAATTTGTTATCGTATTGATTAAAGTCTCCTTGTTGATTCTTATCATCATATCAGGTGTGTTTTATATTGACCCAGATAAGTTATCCCCTAACCATTGGGAATCACCTCTAGCCATCGTTACTGCGGGTATGATTATTTTTGTTGCCTATGAAGGTTTTGAGCTTATTGCCAATGCCACAGAAGACATCAAATCACCAGAAAAAAACCTCCCCAAAGCATTCTTTGGTGCAACACTATTTGTGATCTTATTATATGTTCTTATTTCCTTGGTAACTGTAGGGGTTGTGCCTGAAGCACAACTTTTAGAAGCCAAAGATTATGCGCTGGCGATTGCTGCCAAACCAGCCCTCGGCAATATTGGTTTTACCATCGTCGCTATCGCAGCACTTCTTTCAACTTTCTCTGCTATCAATGCCACCATTTATGGTAATGCTAGGTTGGGTTATTTCCTTGCCAAAGAAGGCGAGCTGCCTCATAAACTCAGTATACTTAATAAAAATATACCCAGCTATGATATCATCGTTATTTCACTGCTAAGTATCGGCATTGCCAACACCATATCACTGAATGAAATTGCTATCATTGGCAGCGCGGGTTTCTTGCTAATTTTCACGATTGTTAATTTAGCAGCTTTCAAACTTCGCCATAAAATTCATGCACGAACAACGGTTCTCATTGCTGCTTTCACAATGAGTCTCGCCGCATTGCTAACGCTTCTCATTTATACCTACAATACCAACCCTAAAGCTATCATCGTATTTGCTAGCTTTATCACGATAGCCATACTTTTTGAACTTTTGTATGGTGTATATATTCGAAAGCACTTTTTCAAACGCAATTACCACGTATAA
- a CDS encoding glycosyltransferase family 32 protein encodes MPIHIVVANRLIKIFGALIKTLSYPFHAVLPHYRFTIPAYSPAKCKSKKQQKIPKVIWQTNFTNKAAFPVYINYLFNRLMSLSYEYRYVSTEARLEYLEANASPEIVTAYKQLTNGAAQADLWRMFVLWKEGGVYMDIDAHLVWPLAWLIKPEDNELFLVNKQHYTNYLIAAAPNHPILKKTIDIIVDNIQNRRVDQGVYYLTGPVTFNTAIGSQKPNSRFYRVTCIQGSFTNEHFQYIDRPRSKWTHVDNKDLLK; translated from the coding sequence ATGCCAATTCATATTGTTGTTGCCAATCGGCTAATTAAAATTTTTGGCGCGTTGATTAAGACATTGAGCTACCCTTTTCATGCGGTGTTGCCCCACTATCGTTTTACCATCCCCGCATACAGCCCTGCCAAATGCAAGTCGAAAAAACAGCAAAAGATTCCCAAAGTGATTTGGCAAACCAATTTTACCAACAAAGCTGCATTTCCTGTGTATATCAACTATTTGTTTAACCGCTTGATGTCACTCTCTTATGAATACCGCTATGTTAGCACCGAAGCTCGCCTTGAATATTTGGAAGCCAATGCTTCACCTGAAATCGTTACTGCCTACAAACAACTCACCAATGGCGCAGCACAAGCAGATTTATGGCGCATGTTTGTGTTGTGGAAAGAAGGCGGTGTATATATGGACATTGATGCCCACCTTGTTTGGCCATTGGCTTGGCTCATCAAACCCGAAGACAATGAGCTGTTTCTCGTCAATAAACAACATTATACCAACTATCTCATTGCCGCTGCACCCAACCACCCGATTTTGAAAAAAACCATAGATATTATTGTGGATAACATCCAAAATCGTCGCGTTGACCAAGGCGTGTATTATTTAACAGGTCCTGTCACCTTTAACACCGCCATTGGCTCGCAAAAGCCCAACAGCCGTTTTTATCGGGTCACCTGCATCCAAGGTAGCTTCACCAACGAACATTTCCAATACATCGACCGCCCACGCAGCAAGTGGACACATGTTGATAACAAAGACCTGTTAAAATAA
- a CDS encoding YnfA family protein: MFELKTISLFFITAIAEIVGCYLPYLWLKHEKSIFLLIPAAISLSLFVWLLSLHPTASGRIYAAYGGMYVFVAILWLWLIDDVKPTTWDIIGSIVALIGMAIIMFTPKNI; this comes from the coding sequence ATGTTTGAACTAAAAACCATCAGTCTTTTTTTTATTACAGCCATCGCAGAAATAGTTGGCTGTTATTTACCTTACCTATGGCTCAAACATGAAAAAAGTATTTTTTTGCTCATTCCTGCAGCTATAAGTCTCTCATTATTTGTATGGTTATTATCTTTACACCCCACAGCTAGTGGTCGTATTTATGCAGCATATGGTGGCATGTACGTTTTTGTGGCAATCTTATGGTTATGGTTAATCGATGATGTTAAACCAACAACTTGGGATATTATAGGCTCTATCGTCGCATTAATAGGTATGGCAATTATTATGTTTACTCCAAAAAATATATGA